CGAAAGAAGAACTTGAACTTGCAGCCAGTTCTAGGGTGTCTTAGTTCCTTCACCTCCAGATTGGTGATGTACCTTAACATCTCTGCATCTTGGCCTCGGATCATGGAGGTCAGCTGAGGGTGGTTCCGAAAGGCGGTCATCCAGAAGCCGGGGATATTCTGAATGATGTAGTTCCTCCGCTCCAGATAGTGTCGCCGCATCCGCCCAAACTTCTGCTCCAGCTGTTGGAAGGCCCGATCGGCCTGAGCGTTCACGGTGTCTAGTTCCAGCTGGATGGCCTCCAGAGGATTCATACGGAGGTCGACGTTCAGGTACCAGTGTCCCgcctcctgctttctctcctcctccaccactTCCATAACTTCACCTCCCGGCCCGGCCTCCATTTCTGCGGCCTCCGGCACCCCCTCCTCCGCCTCGGCGGGCCTCTCCTCTGCCTCCACTGCTATGGCGCACTCGTCAGGCTTCACTTCCTCGGCCTTCGCCTCCATCAGCCCCGGACCTATCTGCTCACCGGTTTGCAGAGCCTTCTCTCCATCTTGAACATTGTTTTCCAGGCTGCTGTCCAGGGCCACTGACGCGGCGGCGGCGACGAAGGGGCCTtcggcgggaggcggggcccccTCCTGCGGGTCTCCCATCGCCGCCTCGCTGGGGGCCGCAGCGACTCTGACCTGGGGGGGATGCCCACAGGCGGCGGAGTCCCGGGGTAGGACCACCAAATTTGGAAGCTGTGCCAACGGGAACGCGACGGTCCCCGCGCTTCCCTCGCCGGCCTCCGCCATCACCTGGGGCGCCTCCATTGCCTACGGCGCTTCAGACTCCAGTCTGCGGGCTTCCCGGGCACTGTCAGCAGTGGCAAGGCTGCGGGTTTAGGGGAGAAGGATCCCCTCGACCCCTTCTAGGCCGCTCCTGTCGGGAACAGTCAGAACCACGTCAAGAGGAGGCCTGTTTTCCTTAGCGACGTAGCCGGAGAGATGCGCGCAGCTCCCGTCCAACCGCCGCTCGCGCCTCCCACTCCCGGACGCCGGCGCGTCTCCGGGGCGGTGACGTAAGAGTGCAGACCTCGCCGTCTCGCGAGAACTCGCTGCGCGGAGGTGATTGGTTCCCTCCTCTAGAGCTCGTTTCCACCCACACCACCCCCCGAGAGAGCTCTGCGGTAG
The nucleotide sequence above comes from Perognathus longimembris pacificus isolate PPM17 chromosome 9, ASM2315922v1, whole genome shotgun sequence. Encoded proteins:
- the Tspyl1 gene encoding testis-specific Y-encoded-like protein 1; amino-acid sequence: MEAPQVMAEAGEGSAGTVAFPLAQLPNLVVLPRDSAACGHPPQVRVAAAPSEAAMGDPQEGAPPPAEGPFVAAAASVALDSSLENNVQDGEKALQTGEQIGPGLMEAKAEEVKPDECAIAVEAEERPAEAEEGVPEAAEMEAGPGGEVMEVVEEERKQEAGHWYLNVDLRMNPLEAIQLELDTVNAQADRAFQQLEQKFGRMRRHYLERRNYIIQNIPGFWMTAFRNHPQLTSMIRGQDAEMLRYITNLEVKELRHPRTGCKFKFFFRRNPFFRNKLIVKEYEVRSSGRVVSLSTPIIWRRGYEPQSFIRRNQDLVCSFFTWFSDHSLPESDKIAEIIKEDLWPNPLQYYLLREGIRRPRRRPIREPVEIPRPFGFQSG